The Thermanaerovibrio acidaminovorans DSM 6589 genome contains a region encoding:
- a CDS encoding cyclodeaminase/cyclohydrolase family protein, with protein sequence MKLQDMTVASFVAELASDSPAPGGGSVAALCGALGGALSAMVATLTVGKEKYKDSWEVMERVAEDARGLYGRFLDLMEEDTEAFNAFMAARRMPKETPEEKALRAKAMDEASRRTALVPLNTLRLCSQLVQVAAEAAKFGNPNAVTDAGTAALLARGAAKAAAYNVFINLPGMDDQEFVESCKREVREILDKVERGAKEVEDLLSQRLGL encoded by the coding sequence ATGAAGCTTCAGGACATGACGGTGGCTTCCTTCGTGGCGGAGCTCGCGTCGGACTCCCCGGCCCCGGGGGGCGGGAGCGTTGCGGCCCTCTGCGGGGCCCTGGGCGGGGCCCTGTCCGCTATGGTGGCCACCCTTACGGTGGGCAAGGAGAAGTACAAGGACTCCTGGGAGGTCATGGAGAGGGTGGCGGAGGATGCCAGGGGGCTCTACGGTCGGTTCTTGGACCTGATGGAGGAGGATACCGAGGCCTTCAACGCCTTCATGGCTGCCAGGAGGATGCCCAAGGAGACCCCGGAGGAGAAGGCCTTGAGGGCCAAGGCCATGGACGAGGCATCCAGGCGGACCGCCCTGGTCCCCCTTAACACCCTTCGCCTATGTTCTCAGTTGGTCCAGGTGGCGGCGGAGGCGGCCAAATTCGGGAACCCCAATGCGGTGACCGATGCGGGGACCGCGGCCCTGCTGGCCCGGGGGGCCGCCAAGGCGGCGGCCTACAACGTGTTCATAAACCTGCCCGGCATGGACGACCAGGAGTTTGTGGAGTCCTGTAAGCGGGAGGTTAGGGAGATCCTGGACAAGGTGGAGCGGGGAGCTAAAGAGGTCGAGGACCTCCTCTCCCAGCGACTGGGGCTATAA
- the ftcD gene encoding glutamate formimidoyltransferase — MSKALVECVPNYSEGRRKDVIEAIVAPFKDRPGVYLFDYRADEDHNRLVVSLVGNPDALQDALIDSAKIAQSHIDMNSHQGAHPRIGAVDVIPFTPISGITMEECVQLARSFGERYHQETKIPVYYYEDAALIPERKKLEVIRKGQYEVLKEEVRTNPDRKPDVGPSELHPTAGATVIGARKFLVAFNVNLGTTDVEVAKKIASYVRASSGGFCHVKGIGLALEERGMVQVSMNLVDYEKNSLYRVLETIRMEAKRYGVSVVETEIYGMVPAGAILESAAYYLQVAGFDPDQVIEMRLLKMMGEQG; from the coding sequence GTGAGCAAGGCCCTTGTTGAGTGCGTTCCCAACTACAGTGAAGGCCGCAGGAAGGACGTCATAGAGGCCATAGTGGCCCCTTTCAAGGATCGTCCGGGGGTATACCTTTTCGACTACCGGGCCGACGAGGACCACAACCGATTGGTGGTGAGCCTGGTGGGCAACCCGGATGCGTTGCAGGATGCCTTGATAGATTCCGCCAAGATCGCCCAATCCCACATAGACATGAACTCCCACCAGGGGGCCCACCCCAGGATAGGGGCGGTGGACGTGATCCCCTTCACCCCCATATCGGGCATAACCATGGAGGAGTGCGTCCAGCTGGCCAGGAGCTTCGGGGAGCGCTACCACCAGGAGACCAAGATACCGGTCTACTACTACGAGGATGCGGCCCTGATTCCCGAGAGGAAGAAGCTGGAGGTAATCCGGAAGGGACAGTACGAGGTCCTCAAGGAGGAGGTTCGGACCAACCCGGACAGGAAGCCCGATGTGGGGCCCTCGGAGCTCCATCCAACCGCTGGCGCCACCGTCATAGGTGCCAGGAAGTTCCTGGTGGCCTTTAACGTCAACCTGGGCACCACCGATGTGGAGGTGGCCAAGAAGATAGCCTCCTACGTGAGGGCTTCCAGCGGCGGCTTCTGCCACGTCAAGGGGATAGGGCTGGCTCTGGAGGAGCGGGGCATGGTGCAGGTCAGCATGAACCTGGTCGATTACGAGAAGAACAGCCTCTACCGGGTCCTGGAGACCATAAGGATGGAGGCCAAGAGGTACGGGGTGTCGGTGGTGGAGACCGAGATATACGGGATGGTGCCCGCCGGGGCCATCCTGGAGAGCGCAGCCTACTACCTCCAGGTGGCCGGGTTCGACCCGGACCAGGTCATAGAGATGCGGCTGCTCAAGATGATGGGGGAGCAGGGTTGA
- the hutH gene encoding histidine ammonia-lyase, with amino-acid sequence MVVQRVVKLDGHSLTLEEVVGVARDGWQVTLDPSAAAFVERGSQAVSSWVDQGRVVYGITTGFGDLANVTIPPERSRALQRNLLISHACGVGEPFPEDLVRAIMLLRINTLTRGFSGISLPTLTQLVNYLNLGIHPVIPSQGSVGASGDLCPLSHLAITLIGEGEVFFKGRRMPTMEALREVSLTPVDLGPKEGLALNNGTTVMTAIAALCVVDAQMLFKTADAVAAVSLEALHGVPYAFDRRTHDLRPHNGQRSVASNMRRLIEGSEIVEKYKGNRVQDAYSLRCIPQVHGASRDALEYVRQKVEIEINSVTDNPLIFPADGEAISGGNFHGQPIAIAMDFFGIAAAEIANISERRIARLVDHKLSGLPPFLAKDSGVNSGFMIPQYTAASIVSENKVLAHPSSVDSIPTSANQEDHVSMGTYAARKGRQILDNAAKVVSIELLTAAQGLEFSMPLRPGKGTYAAYSSIRERVPFMEKDEYIHPMICESLSLVSSGTILRAVESQVGPLD; translated from the coding sequence GTGGTGGTTCAGCGGGTAGTGAAACTGGACGGTCACAGTTTGACCCTGGAGGAAGTGGTAGGGGTAGCCCGGGATGGTTGGCAGGTTACGTTGGATCCCTCTGCGGCGGCCTTCGTGGAGAGGGGATCCCAGGCGGTTAGCTCCTGGGTCGACCAGGGGAGGGTGGTCTACGGCATAACCACCGGCTTCGGCGACCTGGCTAACGTGACCATCCCGCCGGAGAGGAGCAGGGCCCTTCAGCGCAACCTCCTCATAAGCCACGCCTGCGGGGTAGGAGAGCCGTTCCCGGAGGACCTGGTGAGAGCCATAATGTTGCTCCGGATAAACACCCTCACCAGGGGCTTCTCAGGGATAAGCCTCCCCACCTTGACCCAGCTGGTCAACTACCTGAACCTGGGGATACATCCGGTTATCCCCTCTCAGGGATCCGTGGGGGCCAGCGGGGACCTGTGTCCATTGTCTCACCTGGCCATAACCCTCATTGGAGAGGGGGAGGTGTTCTTCAAGGGGCGTAGGATGCCCACCATGGAGGCTCTTAGGGAGGTATCCCTGACGCCGGTTGACCTGGGTCCCAAGGAGGGCCTGGCGCTCAATAACGGCACCACGGTGATGACCGCCATAGCGGCCCTATGCGTGGTGGACGCCCAGATGCTTTTCAAGACCGCGGACGCGGTTGCGGCGGTATCCCTGGAGGCCCTGCACGGGGTTCCCTACGCCTTCGACCGGAGGACCCACGACCTTAGGCCCCACAACGGTCAGCGGTCCGTGGCGTCCAACATGAGGAGGCTGATCGAGGGCAGCGAGATAGTGGAGAAGTACAAGGGGAACCGGGTCCAGGACGCCTACTCGCTCCGTTGCATACCCCAGGTCCACGGGGCCAGCCGGGACGCGCTGGAGTACGTCCGCCAGAAGGTGGAGATCGAGATAAACTCCGTCACCGACAACCCGCTCATATTCCCCGCCGACGGGGAGGCCATAAGCGGCGGCAACTTCCATGGCCAGCCCATTGCCATAGCCATGGACTTCTTCGGCATCGCCGCCGCGGAGATCGCCAACATATCGGAGCGGCGCATAGCCCGGCTCGTGGATCACAAGCTGTCCGGCCTTCCCCCCTTCCTCGCCAAGGACAGCGGGGTGAACAGTGGCTTCATGATCCCCCAGTACACCGCCGCCTCCATCGTGTCGGAGAACAAGGTCCTTGCCCACCCTTCGTCGGTGGACTCCATCCCCACCTCTGCCAACCAGGAGGACCACGTCTCCATGGGGACCTACGCGGCCCGGAAGGGGAGGCAGATCCTGGATAACGCCGCCAAGGTGGTCTCCATCGAGCTCCTCACCGCCGCCCAGGGGCTTGAGTTCTCTATGCCCTTGAGGCCCGGCAAGGGGACCTACGCGGCCTACTCGTCCATCCGGGAGAGGGTACCCTTCATGGAGAAGGACGAGTACATCCATCCAATGATATGTGAATCACTATCCCTGGTTTCCAGTGGTACAATCTTAAGAGCAGTGGAGTCCCAGGTGGGCCCGCTGGACTAG
- the hutI gene encoding imidazolonepropionase, with product MTLKVFHNARIYTPQGGSSPLKGAQQGNVLEIPQGAIISRGGVIERVGPEEELLAEAKNMRVDQYVDLGGRCVIPGLVDPHTHMCFAARREEEFAKRLDGVPYLEILRSGGGILSSVRSVRSASDQDLYQTTMANVASAMRHGTTTVEIKSGYGLDASSELRMLSVIDRVRRDAPLDVMATFMGAHAIPEEFRGQPEGFVDLLCHEMIPQAAEQGIARFCDVFCEEGVFSVEQSRRILACARSNGFELKIHADEVHDLGGAGLAAELGTLSAEHLLAASDEGLAKMAEAGVIAVLLPATAYSLKKPYARARKMIELGVPVALATDCNPGSCFCESMQFVFGLAVMKMGLSVSEALVGCTLNAAHAIGMGHLVGSLEEGKLADLVVLDGKTPATLAYHAGVNSAVAVYKRGERVA from the coding sequence ATGACCCTTAAGGTATTCCACAACGCCCGGATATACACCCCCCAAGGGGGATCGTCACCCCTAAAGGGAGCCCAGCAGGGCAACGTTCTGGAGATCCCCCAGGGGGCCATCATCTCCCGTGGGGGGGTAATAGAGCGGGTCGGCCCGGAGGAGGAGCTCTTGGCGGAAGCCAAGAACATGAGGGTGGATCAGTACGTGGACCTGGGGGGGCGGTGCGTGATTCCAGGCCTGGTGGATCCCCACACCCACATGTGCTTCGCCGCCCGGCGGGAGGAGGAGTTCGCCAAGCGGCTCGACGGGGTCCCCTACCTGGAGATCCTCCGATCTGGCGGGGGCATCCTGTCCTCCGTCCGGTCCGTCCGGTCCGCCTCCGACCAGGACCTGTACCAGACCACCATGGCCAATGTGGCCAGCGCCATGAGGCACGGCACCACCACGGTGGAGATCAAGAGCGGATACGGCCTTGACGCATCCTCGGAGCTAAGAATGTTGTCCGTCATCGACCGGGTCCGCAGGGACGCCCCTCTGGACGTGATGGCAACCTTCATGGGAGCCCACGCGATCCCCGAGGAGTTCAGGGGCCAACCTGAGGGGTTCGTGGATCTGCTGTGTCATGAGATGATACCCCAGGCGGCGGAGCAAGGGATCGCCCGATTCTGCGACGTGTTCTGTGAGGAGGGGGTCTTCTCGGTGGAGCAGTCCCGGCGGATCCTCGCCTGTGCCAGGTCTAACGGGTTTGAACTTAAGATCCATGCGGACGAGGTCCATGATCTGGGAGGCGCCGGATTGGCGGCGGAGCTGGGAACCCTTTCGGCGGAACACCTCCTGGCCGCCTCGGACGAGGGGTTAGCCAAGATGGCGGAGGCGGGTGTTATAGCGGTACTCCTGCCCGCCACTGCCTACAGCCTAAAGAAGCCCTATGCCAGGGCCCGCAAGATGATAGAGCTGGGAGTGCCGGTGGCGTTGGCCACGGACTGCAACCCCGGATCCTGCTTCTGCGAGTCAATGCAGTTCGTCTTCGGGCTGGCGGTGATGAAGATGGGCCTGTCGGTTTCGGAGGCCCTGGTGGGTTGTACGTTGAACGCCGCCCACGCCATAGGAATGGGGCACCTGGTGGGATCCCTGGAGGAGGGCAAGCTGGCGGACCTGGTGGTCCTGGACGGCAAGACCCCCGCCACGCTGGCGTACCACGCGGGGGTCAACTCTGCCGTGGCGGTCTACAAGAGGGGCGAGAGGGTAGCTTGA
- a CDS encoding SpoIID/LytB domain-containing protein: protein MLGGSGTASDPWGSSVQFSGPVEVSCGADGLLFQGRFLRFPVRVVGSELSFNRVGYRGSLEILGSGGSFTVVNVLDLEDYLRGIIKMEANPAWPMEFLKAQAVVSRTYALRNLGRHRSQGFDLCAVSHCQLYRGRNAEDSRTDQAVESTRGMVLTYGGALAVTPFHADSGGQTAAASNVWGGTLPYLVSRPEPVSYSSPYSFWRVSLSSDQIERALRNINRWVGRILDIRVLSRDGGGRITSMEIQGSNGRTRLSGHEFRMAVGSKVVRSTNFMVAGTGSGSASPPTTVADGGGNVALSKGDDLLEMAEQGIFNRDEIFDMIMNPSKREVYRRVGQERASRPTQQAPMPTSGATPRGGGLTWTFEGRGWGHGVGMSQWGAKALAEAGWTFEQILMYYYPGTNIGRR, encoded by the coding sequence GTGTTGGGCGGAAGCGGTACCGCATCGGATCCCTGGGGCTCATCGGTTCAGTTCAGCGGTCCGGTGGAGGTATCCTGCGGGGCAGATGGTCTGTTGTTCCAAGGGCGGTTTCTAAGGTTTCCGGTCCGGGTGGTGGGCTCCGAGCTGTCCTTCAACCGAGTGGGGTATCGGGGGAGCTTGGAGATCCTTGGCTCCGGGGGCTCCTTCACGGTGGTCAACGTTCTGGACCTGGAGGATTACCTGAGGGGGATAATAAAGATGGAGGCCAACCCCGCCTGGCCCATGGAGTTCCTGAAGGCCCAGGCGGTGGTGTCAAGAACCTATGCGTTGAGGAACCTGGGACGTCACCGATCCCAGGGCTTCGATCTATGTGCCGTGTCTCACTGCCAGCTCTACAGGGGAAGGAACGCGGAGGATTCAAGGACCGATCAGGCGGTGGAATCCACCAGGGGAATGGTCCTGACCTACGGTGGAGCCCTGGCGGTTACCCCCTTCCACGCGGACAGCGGCGGTCAGACCGCCGCTGCCTCCAACGTGTGGGGCGGCACGTTGCCCTATCTGGTATCCAGGCCTGAGCCGGTAAGCTACTCCAGCCCCTACTCATTCTGGAGGGTCTCCTTGTCGTCGGACCAGATAGAGAGGGCCCTTAGAAACATAAACCGTTGGGTTGGGCGGATCCTGGACATAAGGGTGCTCAGCCGGGATGGTGGAGGTCGGATAACCTCCATGGAGATACAGGGATCCAACGGAAGGACGAGGCTTTCCGGCCATGAGTTCCGGATGGCGGTGGGGAGCAAGGTGGTTCGCAGCACCAACTTCATGGTGGCCGGCACCGGCTCCGGTTCCGCCAGCCCTCCCACGACGGTTGCAGATGGGGGCGGAAACGTCGCTTTGTCTAAGGGAGATGACCTTCTGGAGATGGCAGAGCAGGGAATATTCAACCGGGACGAGATCTTCGACATGATAATGAACCCCTCGAAGAGGGAGGTGTACAGGCGAGTCGGCCAGGAGAGGGCTTCGCGCCCGACCCAGCAGGCTCCGATGCCCACCAGCGGAGCCACCCCCAGGGGGGGCGGCTTAACCTGGACGTTTGAGGGACGAGGATGGGGACATGGGGTTGGGATGTCCCAATGGGGGGCCAAGGCCCTGGCCGAGGCGGGCTGGACTTTTGAGCAAATCTTAATGTATTATTACCCCGGAACCAACATTGGGAGGCGCTGA
- a CDS encoding histidine phosphatase family protein, which produces MRLLLVRHGQTDWNREGRFQGRMDVPLNETGRREARAVASRLAQIRLDRVISSPLTRALETAKAIAEANLSGPQVNMLDPLTEISHGEWEGLLCDQVMELWPKMLKLWREEPTKVRMPNGEDLFDVASRVRMALDRIMEDFKGDQTVCVVSHDAVIKVILCSLTEAPLDSFWRFIVPNASLSAAILGGPVPKVVLVGDRCHLGADISFSEQRGL; this is translated from the coding sequence ATGAGGCTCCTGCTGGTAAGGCACGGTCAGACCGACTGGAACAGGGAGGGCAGGTTCCAGGGAAGGATGGACGTGCCCCTCAACGAGACCGGGAGGCGGGAGGCACGGGCTGTGGCATCCAGGCTGGCCCAGATCAGATTGGACCGGGTGATATCGAGCCCCTTGACCCGGGCCCTGGAGACCGCCAAGGCCATAGCGGAAGCCAACCTCTCTGGACCCCAGGTTAACATGCTGGACCCGCTCACGGAAATAAGCCACGGTGAATGGGAGGGGCTCCTGTGCGACCAGGTGATGGAACTGTGGCCCAAGATGCTGAAGCTCTGGCGGGAAGAGCCCACGAAGGTCAGGATGCCGAACGGGGAGGACCTGTTCGACGTGGCCTCCAGGGTTAGGATGGCGTTGGACAGGATAATGGAGGACTTCAAAGGGGATCAGACCGTATGCGTGGTATCCCACGATGCGGTAATAAAGGTCATCCTCTGCTCCCTCACGGAGGCCCCGCTGGACTCGTTCTGGCGGTTCATAGTTCCCAACGCCAGCCTGAGCGCCGCCATCCTTGGGGGCCCGGTCCCCAAGGTGGTCTTGGTGGGAGACCGATGCCACCTTGGGGCGGACATCTCCTTCTCCGAGCAACGGGGACTTTGA
- the amrA gene encoding AmmeMemoRadiSam system protein A — MPHPPVLIPQVGMGREVDARRTLDGIEKLNLLLPKFNKDVVVSMSPHFPYLPGRLVVGAGERYFGDMSRFGAPNVCGDYNGVPSLASELKEALGDSVTVELESRTRVLDHSTFVPLLLLQRGGRRPGGLIPANPVGLSRQCAYDLGRRLAEVLDQMDGEFGLLCSGDLSHRLSPGAPDGFSTFGRTFDDLVVAALSSGDPRELLALEEERIAEAGQCGLNSVLVLIGASRGPIRVLSYEGPFGVGYAVAVSRPQVHPYVEFVRFVLMDAVRGALPDVSALSRLAGGSREIWDRRSGCFVSLYDSKGDLRGCIGTVEPSSLSLAFEMAKNASAAALEDPRFMPVKLDELPDLKISVDVLSPLEEALVQDLDPKRFGVLVRSGNKRGVLLPDLPGVNSVEEQLAIAKRKAGIDQDEDVQIFRFTVERYKEP; from the coding sequence ATGCCCCATCCTCCGGTGCTCATACCTCAGGTGGGGATGGGAAGGGAGGTTGACGCCAGGAGGACCCTGGATGGCATAGAGAAGCTGAACCTTCTGCTTCCCAAGTTCAATAAGGACGTGGTGGTCTCCATGTCCCCCCATTTTCCCTACCTTCCGGGCAGGCTGGTGGTGGGGGCTGGGGAGAGGTACTTCGGTGACATGTCCAGGTTCGGAGCCCCCAACGTTTGCGGGGATTACAACGGGGTTCCGTCCCTGGCGTCCGAGCTCAAGGAGGCACTGGGGGATTCCGTTACGGTTGAGCTGGAGAGCAGGACCCGGGTCTTGGACCACAGCACCTTCGTCCCCCTCCTCTTGTTGCAGCGGGGGGGCAGGAGGCCCGGGGGGCTCATCCCCGCCAACCCGGTTGGCCTATCGAGGCAGTGCGCCTACGACCTGGGCAGGCGTTTGGCCGAGGTGCTGGATCAGATGGACGGAGAGTTCGGCCTTCTCTGCAGCGGGGACCTGTCGCATAGGCTGAGCCCCGGGGCCCCCGATGGCTTCTCCACCTTCGGCAGGACCTTCGATGACCTGGTGGTGGCGGCCCTCTCGTCCGGTGATCCCCGGGAGCTGTTGGCCTTGGAGGAGGAGAGGATCGCTGAGGCGGGGCAGTGCGGCCTCAACAGCGTCCTGGTGCTGATCGGTGCCTCCCGGGGTCCTATCCGGGTCCTATCCTACGAGGGCCCCTTCGGGGTGGGGTACGCGGTGGCGGTTTCCAGACCCCAGGTTCATCCCTACGTGGAGTTCGTCCGGTTCGTCCTGATGGATGCAGTGAGGGGGGCACTGCCGGACGTGAGCGCCCTCAGCCGCTTGGCGGGGGGCAGCAGGGAGATCTGGGACCGGAGGAGCGGGTGTTTCGTGTCCCTGTACGATTCCAAGGGTGATCTCCGGGGTTGCATCGGAACCGTGGAGCCCTCCAGCCTCTCCCTGGCCTTTGAGATGGCCAAGAACGCCTCGGCGGCGGCCCTGGAGGACCCAAGGTTCATGCCGGTCAAGCTGGATGAGCTACCGGATCTCAAGATATCGGTGGACGTCCTGTCCCCCCTGGAGGAGGCTCTGGTACAGGACCTGGATCCCAAGAGGTTCGGGGTGCTGGTCCGATCGGGTAACAAGAGGGGGGTCCTCCTGCCGGACCTTCCGGGGGTCAACTCCGTGGAGGAGCAGCTCGCCATAGCCAAGAGGAAGGCTGGGATCGATCAGGATGAGGACGTTCAGATCTTCAGGTTCACCGTGGAGAGGTACAAGGAGCCTTAA
- the amrS gene encoding AmmeMemoRadiSam system radical SAM enzyme: protein MREGRLGRCLLCFHRCLLSEGQWGICGVRVFSGGTLRSPFSGLFSAVAVDPVEKKPLYHWRPGSGILSLGGVGCNLRCPFCQNHPISQVQGGCFPGELTLLSPEQVADLAESNGLRAVAFTYNEPLIHMEYLLEASRVLKARGLGVVLVTNGTVSPDPLAELMGLVDAANVDVKAFSQRGYQSIGGDLQSVLRTVESLFHGGVHVEVTHLVVPNLSVEEEFVQMVRWLRDLSPLIPLHISAYHPAFKAKEPPFPVEHLDRLMELAREMLAYVYVGNVPWRGRNITKCPNCGEDMIVRLGYNMVASYLDVSGNCGSCGFPMGVKL, encoded by the coding sequence GTGAGAGAGGGGCGGCTTGGACGCTGCCTGCTCTGTTTCCATCGCTGTCTTCTTTCCGAGGGTCAGTGGGGGATATGTGGAGTTCGTGTCTTCAGTGGGGGGACCTTAAGGTCCCCCTTTTCTGGTCTCTTCTCCGCCGTGGCGGTGGATCCGGTGGAGAAGAAGCCCCTCTACCATTGGAGGCCCGGAAGCGGGATCCTCTCGCTTGGAGGGGTGGGATGCAACCTCCGATGTCCCTTCTGCCAGAATCACCCCATATCCCAGGTCCAAGGGGGATGCTTCCCCGGGGAGCTGACCCTCCTCTCCCCAGAGCAGGTGGCGGATCTGGCGGAGTCCAATGGCCTTAGGGCGGTGGCCTTCACCTACAACGAGCCCCTGATTCACATGGAGTACCTGCTGGAGGCCTCCCGGGTTTTGAAGGCCCGGGGACTTGGGGTGGTCCTGGTGACCAACGGGACCGTCTCCCCGGATCCCCTGGCGGAGCTGATGGGGCTGGTTGACGCCGCCAACGTGGACGTAAAGGCCTTCTCCCAGCGGGGTTATCAATCCATCGGTGGGGACCTGCAGTCGGTCTTGAGGACCGTGGAGTCCCTCTTCCACGGTGGCGTCCACGTGGAAGTGACCCACCTGGTGGTACCCAACTTGAGCGTGGAGGAGGAGTTTGTCCAGATGGTCCGCTGGCTAAGGGACCTCTCCCCCCTCATACCCCTCCACATATCCGCCTACCATCCCGCCTTCAAGGCCAAGGAACCTCCCTTTCCGGTGGAGCACCTAGATCGGCTGATGGAGCTCGCCCGGGAGATGCTTGCCTACGTCTACGTGGGCAACGTCCCGTGGCGGGGGAGAAACATCACGAAATGTCCAAATTGTGGGGAAGACATGATCGTACGTTTAGGCTATAATATGGTAGCTAGCTATCTAGACGTATCTGGAAATTGCGGTTCCTGTGGGTTTCCCATGGGGGTGAAGCTGTAG
- the queA gene encoding tRNA preQ1(34) S-adenosylmethionine ribosyltransferase-isomerase QueA translates to MVDLDLDLVDSYDYHLPEESIAQSPVEPRDSSRLMVIRRSDGSVCHRIFRDLVDFLRPGDLLVMNDTRVMRARLLGRKESGGSVEVFLLSPLDESRSAWTGMVRPGRKVRPGTVVRFSEDPGHLAVIQERLPDGLRLVHFPGESGWEIARTLGEVPLPPYIENRQVDGERYQTVYSDPSKELSVASPTAGLHFTRELLSELESRGVGRTFVTLNVGLGTFRPVKAQRASDHVMHLETCLVSADSARMIREVKARGNRVVAVGTTVVRTLESYAINPLEGEPFETDLFIRPGFRFRVVDAMITNFHLPRSTLLMLVAAFGGYDTVMGAYREAVARGYRFFSFGDAMLLI, encoded by the coding sequence ATGGTGGACTTGGATCTGGACCTGGTGGACTCGTACGATTACCACCTGCCGGAGGAGAGCATAGCCCAGAGTCCGGTGGAGCCCAGGGATTCCTCCCGTCTCATGGTCATCCGCAGGTCCGATGGGAGCGTGTGCCACAGGATCTTCAGGGACCTGGTGGACTTTCTGCGCCCTGGGGACCTACTGGTGATGAACGACACCAGGGTCATGAGGGCCCGCCTCCTGGGCAGGAAGGAAAGCGGAGGGTCGGTGGAGGTCTTCCTCCTTAGCCCCTTGGATGAGTCCAGGTCCGCATGGACCGGCATGGTGAGACCCGGTCGTAAGGTCCGTCCCGGAACGGTGGTGAGGTTCTCCGAGGACCCGGGGCATCTGGCGGTGATCCAGGAGCGGCTCCCGGACGGGCTCCGGCTGGTTCACTTTCCAGGGGAGAGCGGATGGGAGATCGCCCGGACCCTGGGGGAGGTGCCGCTTCCACCGTACATAGAGAACCGCCAGGTGGATGGGGAGAGGTATCAGACCGTATACTCCGACCCGAGCAAGGAGCTGTCCGTGGCCTCCCCCACGGCGGGGCTTCACTTCACCCGGGAGCTCCTTTCGGAGCTGGAGTCCAGGGGAGTAGGACGGACCTTCGTCACCCTAAACGTTGGGCTTGGCACCTTCAGGCCCGTTAAGGCCCAGAGGGCGTCGGACCACGTGATGCACCTTGAGACCTGCTTGGTGTCCGCTGATTCGGCCAGGATGATCCGGGAGGTGAAGGCCCGGGGAAACCGGGTGGTTGCGGTGGGGACCACGGTGGTCAGGACTCTGGAGTCCTACGCGATCAACCCCTTGGAGGGGGAGCCCTTCGAGACGGACCTTTTCATAAGGCCCGGCTTCCGGTTCAGGGTGGTGGACGCCATGATAACCAACTTTCACCTCCCCCGTAGCACCCTTCTCATGCTGGTGGCCGCCTTCGGAGGGTACGATACCGTCATGGGGGCCTATCGGGAGGCGGTGGCCAGGGGTTATCGGTTCTTCTCCTTCGGGGACGCAATGCTCTTGATCTGA
- a CDS encoding NUDIX domain-containing protein, translating to MKVRVGAMILKGDRLLTMEYLHQGGSLLSLPGGGVDGDEGLDLALSRELQEELGVRAQVGPLVLVAQAAPFGAKEATLHLIFLCDIDGDPALNPLETSANSIRWVPVEELAEGDLILYPDVRPYLMEAISSRVGVRPVRIPGRGWL from the coding sequence TTGAAGGTAAGGGTCGGAGCTATGATCCTCAAGGGGGATCGACTACTCACCATGGAGTACCTGCATCAGGGGGGAAGCCTCCTCAGCCTCCCCGGTGGCGGGGTGGACGGGGACGAGGGGCTCGATTTAGCCCTCTCGAGGGAGCTTCAGGAGGAGCTCGGGGTGAGGGCCCAGGTTGGCCCCCTGGTGTTGGTGGCCCAGGCGGCCCCCTTCGGGGCAAAGGAGGCCACCCTTCACCTGATCTTCCTGTGTGATATAGATGGTGACCCGGCCCTAAACCCCCTGGAGACCTCCGCCAACTCCATCCGGTGGGTGCCCGTGGAGGAGCTGGCGGAGGGGGATCTGATCCTATACCCAGACGTTAGACCCTACCTGATGGAGGCCATATCCTCCCGGGTGGGCGTCAGGCCCGTGAGGATCCCCGGCCGGGGGTGGCTGTGA
- a CDS encoding DUF2905 domain-containing protein gives MDMWHLGRLIFAMGCVLALCGLAVMLASKLNLPLGRLPGDLVFSRKNVTVFAPFGTMLVVSLVLTLVLNLISRISGR, from the coding sequence ATGGACATGTGGCACCTTGGCAGGTTGATCTTCGCGATGGGGTGTGTCCTGGCCCTGTGCGGGCTGGCGGTGATGTTGGCGTCGAAGCTGAACCTGCCTCTCGGCAGGTTGCCGGGGGATCTGGTCTTCTCCCGGAAGAACGTAACCGTCTTCGCTCCCTTTGGCACCATGCTGGTGGTTAGCCTGGTGCTGACCCTGGTGCTTAACCTCATATCCAGGATCTCGGGACGGTGA